The following are from one region of the Nicotiana tabacum cultivar K326 chromosome 3, ASM71507v2, whole genome shotgun sequence genome:
- the LOC107790218 gene encoding S-adenosylmethionine decarboxylase proenzyme, with protein sequence MAVPVSAIGFEGYEKRLEITFFELGMSDGPGCGLRSLSKDQLDEILTPAACTIVSSLANDEVDSYVLSESSLFVYSYKIIIKTCGTTKLLLSIPPILKLADALNLKVKSVRYTRGSFIFPGAQPYPHRHFSEEVAVLDSYFGKLGAGSSAYVMGNADKQQNWHVYSASVESANANNPNPVYTLEMCMTNLDKKKASVFFKTHSSTAAEMTEVSGIRKILPESNICDFDFDPCGYSMNAIEGPAISTIHVTPEDGFSYASFEAVGYDFKDVNLTAMIERVLSCFGPAEFSVSLHCDTPGKELYTESGLDIIGYASGEKTTEVLGEGGSLTYLTFSSNGSCGSPRSIFHCSWSESEDEEMEKIY encoded by the coding sequence ATGGCCGTGCCAGTTTCTGCCATCGGATTTGAAGGATACGAAAAGCGACTTGAGATTACCTTTTTTGAGTTAGGAATGTCTGATGGCCCGGGATGTGGCCTACGGTCTCTCTCCAAAGACCAATTGGATGAAATTCTGACACCGGCTGCATGCACCATAGTGTCTTCATTGGCAAATGATGAAGTCGACTCTTATGTCCTTTCGGAGTCTAGCCTCTTTGTCTACTCATACAAGATCATCATCAAAACTTGTGGCACTACAAAACTGCTGCTGTCAATCCCACCCATTCTTAAGTTAGCTGATGCACTTAACCTGAAAGTGAAGTCAGTGAGGTACACTCGTGGTAGTTTCATCTTCCCTGGGGCTCAGCCATATCCACATCGTCACTTCTCTGAAGAAGTAGCCGTGCTTGACAGCTATTTCGGTAAGCTTGGTGCAGGCAGCAGTGCATATGTGATGGGTAATGCTGATAAACAACAGAACTGGCATGTCTATTCTGCTTCAGTTGAATCTGCCAATGCCAATAACCCGAATCCAGTTTATACACTGGAGATGTGCATGACTAATCTGGACAAGAAGAAGGCATCCGTATTTTTCAAGACTCACTCAAGCACTGCTGCTGAGATGACTGAAGTTTCAGGCATTCGGAAGATCCTTCCAGAATCAAACATATGCGACTTTGACTTTGATCCCTGCGGTTACTCAATGAATGCTATCGAGGGGCCAGCAATCTCTACAATTCATGTCACACCTGAGGATGGATTCAGCTATGCAAGTTTTGAAGCAGTGGGTTATGATTTCAAAGACGTAAACTTGACTGCCATGATCGAGAGGGTGTTGTCCTGCTTCGGACCTGCTGAGTTTTCTGTATCACTACACTGTGACACTCCTGGGAAGGAACTTTATACTGAGTCCGGCCTGGACATTATCGGATACGCCTCTGGAGAAAAGACTACTGAAGTGCTTGGTGAGGGAGGATCACTTACGTACCTCACATTCAGTAGCAATGGTAGCTGTGGATCCCCTAGGTCAATCTTCCATTGCAGTTGGAGCGAGAGCGAGGATGAGGAAATGGAGAAGATATATTAA